A DNA window from Ctenopharyngodon idella isolate HZGC_01 chromosome 10, HZGC01, whole genome shotgun sequence contains the following coding sequences:
- the r3hcc1 gene encoding R3H and coiled-coil domain-containing protein 1, translating into MVGLSSSSTLALPCVSGCYLPKQETAFIHSVRGELDVFQQKNELKSVLLFPPVPSRLRFLIHQTTANLPNLSTFSVGEGCARRVVVCYSDLRLPEEDHRDTEISSHVRARSRDREMEDKGNRHRARRPDKAIYVPRAMRHKVDLEQLNLKESSEDSSSDVAKEPLVSDQETEVDSTDQSLADQEFVQLSRTGPSPWPPAWDQTVSFFMSLTLDDQADENCANNTVLPIDATLQQKNFDESLLSEIKAKLKCGDITILNTCNDFPAYANIWLDPEEFGHVIEIYNFPAFFKTDDLLDAFADYSEGGMKIKWVDNTHALGIFSSQSAATQALSLQHPILKTRSLLEGSQKAKWKAARRAEFIQPVRERPQTDTEVARRMVTRALGLRGGLKK; encoded by the exons ATGGTTGGCCT ATCGTCCTCCAGCACCCTGGCTCTTCCTTGCGTCAGTGGCTGTTACCTCCCCAAACAAGAGACTGCATTCATCCATTCCGTCCGTGGGGAGCTGGACGTATTTCAACAGAAAAATGAGCTGAAAAG TGTTCTACTCTTCCCGCCTGTCCCGAGCCGACTCCGCTTCCTGATTCACCAAACCACTGCCAATCTCCCCAACCTCAGCACATTCTCTGTGGGTGAGGGCTGCGCCCGCAGAGTCGTGGTGTGCTATTCCGACCTCAG ATTGCCAGAAGAGGATCATAGAGATACAGAAATCAGCTCCCATGTACGAGCACGCAGTCGGGACAGGGAAATGGAGGACAAAGGCAACAGACACAGAGCCAGACGGCCAGACAAGGCTATTTATGTTCCACGCGCTATGAGACATAAGGTAGATCTGGAGCAACTAAATCTCAAGGAATCATCAGAGGATTCTAGCTCTGATGTTGCTAAGGAACCTCTTGTATCCGATCAGGAGACAGAGGTAGACAGCACTGACCAATCATTGGCCGATCAGGAGTTTGTGCAGCTTTCAAGGACCGGGCCTTCCCCGTGGCCTCCAGCCTGGGACCAGACTGTGTCTTTCTTCATGTCTTTGACATTAGATGACCAAGCAGATGAAAATTGTGCCAACAACACAGTCCTTCCCATTGATGCGACACTCCAGCAGAAGAACTTTGATGAGAGTTTGCTCTCTGAG ATCAAAGCCAAACTCAAATGTGGGGACATCACCATACTGAACACCTGCAATGATTTCCCCGCCTATGCAAACATCTGGCTTGACCCAGAGGAGTTCGGCCACGTCATTGAGATCTACAACTTTCCTGCCTTTTTTAAAACAGACGACCTTCTTGATGCCTTTGCTGATTATAG TGAAGGGGGGATGAAGATCAAGTGGGTGGATAACACTCATGCTCTTGGGATATTTTCAAGTCAGTCGGCAG CTACACAGGCGCTGTCTCTTCAACACCCGATACTGAAGACCCGCTCGCTTCTAGAGGGGAGCCAGAAAGCAAAGTGGAAAGCAGCCAGACGAGCAG AGTTCATTCAGCCAGTGAGGGAAAGGCCGCAAACGGACACAGAGGTGGCTCGCAGAATGGTGACCAGAGCACTGGGGTTGAGAGGAGGTTTAAAGAAATGA
- the golga7 gene encoding golgin subfamily A member 7 — protein MAETHSLQDLRQAAVASKVFVQRDYTSGTICKFQTKFPAELESRIDKQQFEETMQTLNNLYAEAEKLGGRSYLEGCLACLTAYTIFLCMETHYEKVLKKIAKYIQEQNEKIYAPLGLLLTDPIERGLRVVEITIFEDRSIGSR, from the exons CGTCGCCTCCAAGGTTTTCGTTCAGAGAGACTACACCTCCGGCACCATTTGCAAGTTTCAGACCAAGTTCCCAGCAGAGCTGGAGAGCAGG ATTGACAAGCAGCAGTTTGAGGAGACCATGCAGACCCTGAATAATCTCTATGCAGAGGCGGAGAAGCTGGGCGGCAGGTCATATCTGGAGGGCTGTCTGGCCTGTCTCACTGCATACACAATCTTCCTCTGCATGGAGACCCACTATGAGAAG GTGCTGAAAAAGATTGCCAAGTACATCCAGGAGCAGAATGAGAAGATCTATGCTCCTCTTGGGCTTCTCCTGACTGACCCCATAGAGAGGGGACTCAGAGTT GTGGAGATCACTATTTTTGAGGATAGAAGTATTGGTTCAAGATAA